The following DNA comes from Mycobacterium sp. MS1601.
ATCTGGCGACTGCCCGAACTGCCCACCGACCGTCCGGCGCCGGTGCTGGTGCAGATCCCCGGCGGGGCATGGGCACTCAGCGAGAAACGCGGCCAGGCGTACCCGCTGATGAGTCGGCTGGTGTCGCTGGGCTGGATCTGTGTCTCCATCAACTACAGCCGCAGTCCGGGCCGGGCGTTCCCGTCGCACATCATCGACGTCAAGCGGGCCATTGCCTGGGTGCGGGACCACATCGCCGACTACGGCGGCGACCCCGACTACATCGCCGTCACGGGGGGTTCGGCCGGTGGGCACCTGGCCGCTCTGGCGGCACTGACCGCGGGAGATCCCACGCTGCAACCCGGCTTCGAGAAGGCCGACACCAGCGTCCAGGCCGCGGTGCCGTACTACGGGGCCTACGACCTGACCAACACCGCCACCATGACGCCGCTCATGGTGCCCTACCTCGAGCAGTTCGTCATGCGGGCCAGCCTCGCCGAGGACCGGGCGCGCTACGAAGCCGCGTCACCGATCTATCACGTCCGGCCCGACGCGCCGCCGTTCTTCGTCGTACACGGTCGCAACGACGCGGTGATCCCACACGCCCAGGCCCGTGATTTCGTGGCGGCCCTGCGTGGAGCCGGTGCCGACGTGGTGGGGTTCGCCGAACTGCCCAACGCCCATCACGCCTTCGACCACCTGGCCACCGTTCGCTCGCAGCTGACGGCTGATGCCGTGGCGCAGTTCCTCGGCATCACCTACGGCAAGCATCTGCAACTGGCCGGCGGTGACGTCCGGATGCGCGCTACCAGCTGACCTGGGTCAGGCCACGAATTCATGGCCCTGACACGCGGTTTCAGCGCCCACCTCGTGATCCACACAATCGGCTCCCGCCGGTGGTGCGGGCCGACTAGCGTGGTGCTGGCAATACAGGCGGGTGTGACGGGAGAACTGTGTGACGAGCGGATTGTCCGATGAACTCGGTGCGGTGGATCAGTTGCTGCATCGCGGCGAGGCCAACCCCCGAACCCGCTCGGGAATCATGGCCCTGGAGCTGTTGGACACCACGCCGGACTGGGAGCGGTATCGCACGAACTTCGAATACGCGTCGCGCACCATCCTGCGGCTGCGTCAGAAGGTAGTGATGCCGACACTGCCCACGGCGGCGCCGCGCTGGGTGGTGGACCCGGACTTCAATCTCGACTTCCACGTGCGACGGGTGCGCATCCCCGAACCGGGGACGCTGCGCCAGGTCTTCGACCTGGCCGAGATCATCCAGCAGTCGCCACTGGACATCTCCCGCCCGCTGTGGAGCGCGACGCTCATCGAGGGGTTGCCCGACGGCCGCGCTGCCCAACTGCTGCACCTGAGTCACGCGGTCACCGACGGTGTGGGCGGGGTCGAGATGTTCGCCCAGATCTACGACCTGGAACGTGAACCCGAGGCGCAGCCGGCGCCACCGCTGCCCATCCCGCAGGACCTGTCGTCCAATGACCTCATGCGACAGGGCCTCAACGCGCTGCCGTTCACGCTCGCCGGTGGTGTGCGGGACGCGGTGGCCGGGGCGGTCGGGGCCGTCGGCAAGGTGGTCGGAGATCCTGGGTCCGCGTTCTCCGGTGTGCTGGAGTTCGCCTCGGCGAGCAGGCGGGCGACGCGGCAGGCCGCCGCACCGTCACCGCTGCTGCGCCGGCGCAGCCTGGCCAGTCGCACCGAGGCCGTCGACATCAAACTGTCCGACCTGCATCGTGCTGCCAAGGCCGCAGAAGGCTCCATCAACGACGCGTATCTGGCTGGGCTGTGTGCGGCGCTGCGGCTCTACCACCAGGCGCTCGGCGTCCCGATCACCACGCTGCCGATGGCCATCCCGGTGAACTTGCGCGCCGAATCGGACCCCGCGGGCGGCAACCGATTCACCGGCGTCAACCTCGCTGCCCCGGTGGGCACCACCGACCCGGCCGAACGCATCCGCAAGATCCGCATCCAGATGGCCCACCGCAAAGAGGAGGCCGCCATCGACGTGATCGGCTCACTGGCTCCGGTGCTCTCGCTGCTGCCCGACGCTGTGCTGGAATCGCTGACCAGTTCGGTGATCGCCTCGGATGTCCAGGCCAGCAATGTCCCGGTGTTCCAGGGGGACACGTTCATCGCCGGAGCAAAAGTGTTGCGGCAGTACGGGCTTGGTCCGCTACCCGGGGTGGCGATGATGGTGGTGCTGGTGTCGCGCAGTGGCTGGTGCACCGTCTCGGCACGTTATGACCGGGCGTCGATCACCGACGAGGTGTTGTTCGCCCGGTGCCTGAAGCAGGGATTCGACGAAGTGCTCGCCCTGGCAGGCGATCCGGCGCCGGTCGCGACGCCGGCGTCCTTTGATCTGGAGGAGCAGGCATGACCGGCCCACGTGACATGCGGCTGCCCGGGTCGGTCGCCGAGGTCAAGGCCAGCCCTCGAGGCCCGCACATCGGCGCATTCTTCGACCTGGACGGCACCCTGGTCGCCGGCTTCACCGGCGTCATCCTCACCCAGGAGCAGTTCCTGTCCCGCCAGCTCGGGGTCGCCGACTTCTTCGGGATGATCCAGGCCGGCCTGAACCACAAGCTGGGGCGTCGCGAGTTCGAGAACCTGATCACCGCCGCGTCCAAGGCGATGCGGGGTCGCTCGCTGTCGGATCTGGATCAACTGGGGGAGCGGCTGTTCCGGCAGAAGATCGAATCCCGGATCTACCCGGAGATGCGGGAACTGGTGCGTGCGCACCTCGAACGCGGACACACCGTGTGCCTGAGCTCGTCGGCGCTCACCATCCAGGTGGAGCCGGTGGCCCGATTCCTCGGCATCCCCAACACCTTGACCAACCAGTTCGTCGTCGACGACGACGGGGTGGTCACCGGCACCATCGTGGAACCGATCCTGTGGGGCCCGGGCAAGGCCAATGCCGTGCAGAAATTCGCCGCCGAACACGACATCGACCTCAAGGACAGCTACTTCTACGCCGACGGCGACGAGGATGTCGCACTCATGTATCTGGTGGGCAATCCGCGGCCCACCAACCCCGAAGGCAAGATGGCTGCCGTTGCACGGCAACGGGGTTGGCCCATCCTCAGTTTCTCCAGCCGCGGCGGCAGCAGCCTGGGCGGCGTTGTGCGCACGTTGGCCGGTGTGGGGGCGATACTGCCGGTGGGCTACGGAGCGCTCGGCTGGGGTCTGCTGACCCGGAGTCGGCGCCGCGGGGTGAACTTCTTCACCACCAACTGGACGCAGACGCTGCTGGCGGCCAGCGGTGTCCGGCTCGACGTCCTGGGCCGGGAAAACCTCACCGCGCAGCGGCCGGCGGTGTTCATCTTCAATCACCGCAACAACTTCGACCCGGTGATCACCTGTTCACTGGTGCGCGACAACTTCACGGGCGTGGCCAAGAAGGAACTCGAGAACGACCCCCTGGTGGGCAACTTGGGCAGGCTCATCGATGCCGTGTTCATCGACCGCGACGACGCGAAGTCCGCTGTCGAGTCGCTGCACAAGGTAGAAGAGGCCGCCCGCAACGGGCTGTCCATCGTGATCGCACCTGAGGGCACCCGACTGGACACCCACGAAGTGGGCCCGTTCAAGAAGGGCCCGTTCCGTATCGCGATGGCAGCCGGGATTCCGGTGGTGCCGGTGGTGATCCGCAACGCCGAGGTGATCGCCGCACGCGACTCGTCGGTGATGAACCCGGGCACCGTGGACGTCGCGGTGTTTCCGCCCATCTCGGTGTCCGACTGGACGCCGGAGAACATCGAAGAACGCATCGCCGAAGTGCGTCAGCTCTACCTCGACACGCTCAAGAACTGGCCCGACGACCAGTTGCCCACGGCGGCACCGTATCTGCACAGCCCACCCAAGAAGGCCCCCCGAAGGGCCGCGCCGAAGAAGGACCGGCCGTGAGCTCGGCGTCCCGGGACATCCCGGCCGTGGAGATCACCGACGACTCGCTGATCCTGGCAGCGGTGTCCTCGGCGGCCGAACGTGACATGCTCGATGACTGGATCCGCCAGCAACGCACCCGCCATCCCGAGCTGGACGTGGCGGTAGTGCAGTTGCCCGGGGAGGACGAGGAACCACCCCCGGGGGTGATCGCCAAGCTGGTCAACGAACTCTCCGACGGTGACGACCGCTCGGTGGTGCCGGTACGGGTGTTCTGGCCTCCCGGCGGGCTGCCCACGCGCGTGAAGGTGGTCGGGCTGTTGTCCGGTCGCGACACCTACCGGCCTCCGGAGTTGTTGCAACGCCGCATCCTTCGTCGTGATCGGTCGAGGGCACAGGTGGTGGCCGGTGAGCCCGCGAAGGTCTCGGAGCTGCGTCAGCAGTATCAGGACACCACCGTCGGTGAGAGCCCGCGCGATTTCGCCCGGTTCGTGTTGCGCCGCGCCAGCTTGGCGATCGAGCGCATCGAATACCGGCTACTGGGACCGGAATACAAGTCGCCGCGGCTGGTGAAACCGGAGATGCTGGCCTCGGCCCGGTTCCGTGCCGGTCTCGACCAGATCCCCGGTGCCGGCGTCGACGAGGCCGGTGAGATCCTCGACGAGCTGGCCACCGGCTGGAGCCGATTCTCCGTCGACCTGATTCCCAACTTCTCCAAGTTCCTCTACAGCCGCGGTTTCGACCCCCACATCGACTACGACGCCGAGCAGGTCGAAGTGATGCGGCACGCGCTGGAAACCCATCCCGCCGTGATGCTGTGGTCACACCGGTCCAACCTCGACAGCGCGGTGCTGACGGTGGCACTACAGGAGAACCGGCTGCCGCGGGTCAACCTCTTCGCCGGCATCAACATGTCGTTCTGGCCCATGGGTCCGCTGCTGCGCCGCTCCGGAGTGATCTTCATCCGCCGCAAGCTCGATGACCCGCTGTACAAGTATGTGCTGCGCGAATTCGTGGGCTACATCGTCGAGAAGCGATTCAACCTCAGCTGGTCCATCGAGGGCACCCGCTCACGCACCGGAAAGATGTTGCCGCCCAAGCTGGGTCTGCTGGCCTACGTCGCCGACGCGTATCTGGAAGGCCGCAGTGACGACATTCTGCTGCAGCCGGTGTCCATCAGTTTCGACCAGTTGCACGAGATCGCGGAGTACGCCGCCTACGCCCGCGGCGGCGAGAAGGCTCCCGAGGGCGTCAGCTGGCTCTACAACTTCATCAAGGCGCAGAAGGAACGCAACTACGGCAAGATCTACGTCCGCTTCCCGGAGGCGGTCTCCATGCGCCAGTACCTCGGGATCCCCCACAGTGAAGGCGCGCTGGACGAAAACAGCAAGCGGCTGGCCATGCAGAAGATGGCATTCGAGGTGGCCTGGCGCATCCTGCGCGTCACCCCGATCAACGCCACCGGACTGGTGGCGGGACTGTTGTTGACCACCAACGGAATTGCGCTGACCCTCAACCAGGTGCACCACACCGTGCAGGACTCGCTGGACTACCTGGAGCGCAAGCAGACCCCGGTCACCGACAGCGCAGTACGGCTGCGGACTCCCGACGGGGTACGGTCGGCCCTGGATGCGCTCTCGGGTGGGCATCCGATCACCCGGGTGGACGGTGGCAGAGAACCGGTGTGGCGCATCGCGCCCGAGCACCAGCACGAGGGTGCCTTCTACCGGAATACCTTGATCCACGCGTTCCTCGAGACCTCGATCGTCGAACTGGCCCTGGCCTATGCCAGCCGCGCCGACAGTGACCGGCTGGAGGCGTTCTGGTGGCAGGCCCTGCGCCTGCGTGCACTGCTCAAGTTCGACTTCTACTTCGCCGACACCGCGGCGTTTCGGGCCAACGTCGCCGAGGAGATGGCGTGGCACCAGGACTGGGAGGCCCACGTGGCCGCGGGCGGCGAGGAGATCTCCCAACTCCTCTACGACAAGCGTCCCCTGATGGCGCATGCGATGTTGCGTCCCTTCTTCGAGGCCTATGAGATCGTCGCCGACGTGCTGCGCGGAGCTCCGCCGGAGATCGACAGCAAGGAGCTCACCGAGAAAGCGCTGGGCGTGGGTGCGCAGTACGCGGCGCAGCATCGGGTGCGGACCACCGAATCGGTGTCGGCACTGCTGTTCGCGACCGCCCGGCAGGTGGTCGCCGATCAGGGGCTGCTGACGGAGGCGCCCGATCTGGCCGCCAGACGGGTGTCGTTCCTGCAGGAGCTGCGCGGGGTGCTGGCCGATATGGACCGCATCGACAGGATCTCTCGCGAGCAATTCGTCGAGCGGGAGCGTCGGTCCCGGACGAAGTCCGACTCGTTGTAGTAGGTCGCTACCCTGGACAGGTGAACGCAGCTGTTTCCGGCACGACAACCCGGTCGCCGGTGTGGCCGATCCTGATCGGGGTGGCGCTGCTGGCGGGATTCACCGCTGCCGGACTGGCCGCGTTGTCGCTCACCGACGCTCTGACCGCCACCGGACTGCCCGACCCCGGCCCCGTCACCACGATGGGCCTGCCCTTTGTCCGTGCGGTCGGTGAGATCGCCGCCGTCGTCGCCATCGGATCGTTCCTGTTCGCGGCGTTCTTCGTGCCACCCCAAACTTCTGGCGTGCTGGATGCGTCCGGTTACCGGGCGATGCGGACCGGCAGTGTCGCCGCCGGGGTGTGGACGGTGTGCGCGGCACTCTTGGTGCCGCTGACCATCTCCGACGTGTCCGGACAGCCACTGCGTGACCACCTGAACCCGGTGACCATGTGGTCATTGGCCGATCTGGTGGAGACAGCGGGGGCCTGGCGGTGGACGGCCATTCTGGCGGCGGCGGTCACGCTGGCCAGTATCCCGGTGCTGCGCTGGGCCTGGACCCCGGTGCTGACGGCCGCCGCCCTGGTCACCCTGGTTCCGCTGGGGTTGACCGGGCATTCGTCGTCGGGCGGTTCGCACGACGTCGCCACCAACAGCCTGCTGATCCACCTGGTCGCCGCGTCGCTGTGGGCCGGCGGCCTGTTGGCGCTGCTGGCGCATGCTTTGCGACGTGGCGCGCACGCCGACGTGGCCGCGCGGCGCTTCTCCGCGGTGGCGCTGTGGTGTTTTGTCGCGATGGGTATCTCGGGTGTCATCAATGCGCTGGTCCGGATGTTCCCCAGTGACCTCTTCGACACGCGGTACGGTCTGCTGATCCTGGCCAAGCTGGTGGCTCTGGTGGTGCTGGGCCTGCTGGGTTGGCAGCAGCGCCGCCTCGGGGTGGCCGCACTGCAGGCCGATCCCGCCGCGCGGCGTCCCCTGATCCGCCTTGCCCTGACCGAGGCCGTCATCTTCGGCGTCACATTCGGTGTTGCCGTTGCCCTGGGACGCACACCGCCGCCGCCGCCGCGGGTGCTCAACCCGTCGGCCACGGAAGTGGAACTCGGCTACAACCTGAGCGGCCCGCCCACGGTGTCGCGTTTGCTGTTCGACTGGCGCTTCGATCTGCTACTGGGCACAGCCGCAGTGGTGATGGCCCTGGTGTACCTGTTCGGGGTACGACGACTGCGCCGCCGCGGCGACGCCTGGCCCGTGGGCCGCACGGTGGGGTTCCTGCTGGGCTGCCTGACGCTGCTGATCGCCACCTCGTCCGGCGTGGGGCGCTACATGCCAGCCATGTTCAGCGTGCACATGTCCGCCCACATGCTGCTGTCGATGCTGGTGCCCATCCTGCTGGTGTTGGGAGCGCCGATGACCCTGGCGTTGCGTGCGCTTCCGACGGCAGGCAAGGGACAGCCCCCCGGTCCCCGGGAGTGGCTGCTCGCCGCACTGCACAGCAGGT
Coding sequences within:
- a CDS encoding alpha/beta hydrolase is translated as MSITMDMARASAAGAQALRLAADPRAYRAGALFARSCPSLAAWLAGWVSAEFAAGAVAGHALSAVRGTPLDRISCTLASQRADSVLDGALTETFGERDDQVVHPLEFQAHRPGLSGFWQATQHRRRYAKDTTNISYGDAGRDHLLDIWRLPELPTDRPAPVLVQIPGGAWALSEKRGQAYPLMSRLVSLGWICVSINYSRSPGRAFPSHIIDVKRAIAWVRDHIADYGGDPDYIAVTGGSAGGHLAALAALTAGDPTLQPGFEKADTSVQAAVPYYGAYDLTNTATMTPLMVPYLEQFVMRASLAEDRARYEAASPIYHVRPDAPPFFVVHGRNDAVIPHAQARDFVAALRGAGADVVGFAELPNAHHAFDHLATVRSQLTADAVAQFLGITYGKHLQLAGGDVRMRATS
- a CDS encoding wax ester/triacylglycerol synthase family O-acyltransferase codes for the protein MTSGLSDELGAVDQLLHRGEANPRTRSGIMALELLDTTPDWERYRTNFEYASRTILRLRQKVVMPTLPTAAPRWVVDPDFNLDFHVRRVRIPEPGTLRQVFDLAEIIQQSPLDISRPLWSATLIEGLPDGRAAQLLHLSHAVTDGVGGVEMFAQIYDLEREPEAQPAPPLPIPQDLSSNDLMRQGLNALPFTLAGGVRDAVAGAVGAVGKVVGDPGSAFSGVLEFASASRRATRQAAAPSPLLRRRSLASRTEAVDIKLSDLHRAAKAAEGSINDAYLAGLCAALRLYHQALGVPITTLPMAIPVNLRAESDPAGGNRFTGVNLAAPVGTTDPAERIRKIRIQMAHRKEEAAIDVIGSLAPVLSLLPDAVLESLTSSVIASDVQASNVPVFQGDTFIAGAKVLRQYGLGPLPGVAMMVVLVSRSGWCTVSARYDRASITDEVLFARCLKQGFDEVLALAGDPAPVATPASFDLEEQA
- a CDS encoding HAD-IB family hydrolase/lysophospholipid acyltransferase family protein — translated: MTGPRDMRLPGSVAEVKASPRGPHIGAFFDLDGTLVAGFTGVILTQEQFLSRQLGVADFFGMIQAGLNHKLGRREFENLITAASKAMRGRSLSDLDQLGERLFRQKIESRIYPEMRELVRAHLERGHTVCLSSSALTIQVEPVARFLGIPNTLTNQFVVDDDGVVTGTIVEPILWGPGKANAVQKFAAEHDIDLKDSYFYADGDEDVALMYLVGNPRPTNPEGKMAAVARQRGWPILSFSSRGGSSLGGVVRTLAGVGAILPVGYGALGWGLLTRSRRRGVNFFTTNWTQTLLAASGVRLDVLGRENLTAQRPAVFIFNHRNNFDPVITCSLVRDNFTGVAKKELENDPLVGNLGRLIDAVFIDRDDAKSAVESLHKVEEAARNGLSIVIAPEGTRLDTHEVGPFKKGPFRIAMAAGIPVVPVVIRNAEVIAARDSSVMNPGTVDVAVFPPISVSDWTPENIEERIAEVRQLYLDTLKNWPDDQLPTAAPYLHSPPKKAPRRAAPKKDRP
- a CDS encoding glycerol-3-phosphate 1-O-acyltransferase, whose product is MSSASRDIPAVEITDDSLILAAVSSAAERDMLDDWIRQQRTRHPELDVAVVQLPGEDEEPPPGVIAKLVNELSDGDDRSVVPVRVFWPPGGLPTRVKVVGLLSGRDTYRPPELLQRRILRRDRSRAQVVAGEPAKVSELRQQYQDTTVGESPRDFARFVLRRASLAIERIEYRLLGPEYKSPRLVKPEMLASARFRAGLDQIPGAGVDEAGEILDELATGWSRFSVDLIPNFSKFLYSRGFDPHIDYDAEQVEVMRHALETHPAVMLWSHRSNLDSAVLTVALQENRLPRVNLFAGINMSFWPMGPLLRRSGVIFIRRKLDDPLYKYVLREFVGYIVEKRFNLSWSIEGTRSRTGKMLPPKLGLLAYVADAYLEGRSDDILLQPVSISFDQLHEIAEYAAYARGGEKAPEGVSWLYNFIKAQKERNYGKIYVRFPEAVSMRQYLGIPHSEGALDENSKRLAMQKMAFEVAWRILRVTPINATGLVAGLLLTTNGIALTLNQVHHTVQDSLDYLERKQTPVTDSAVRLRTPDGVRSALDALSGGHPITRVDGGREPVWRIAPEHQHEGAFYRNTLIHAFLETSIVELALAYASRADSDRLEAFWWQALRLRALLKFDFYFADTAAFRANVAEEMAWHQDWEAHVAAGGEEISQLLYDKRPLMAHAMLRPFFEAYEIVADVLRGAPPEIDSKELTEKALGVGAQYAAQHRVRTTESVSALLFATARQVVADQGLLTEAPDLAARRVSFLQELRGVLADMDRIDRISREQFVERERRSRTKSDSL
- a CDS encoding cytochrome c oxidase assembly protein; translation: MNAAVSGTTTRSPVWPILIGVALLAGFTAAGLAALSLTDALTATGLPDPGPVTTMGLPFVRAVGEIAAVVAIGSFLFAAFFVPPQTSGVLDASGYRAMRTGSVAAGVWTVCAALLVPLTISDVSGQPLRDHLNPVTMWSLADLVETAGAWRWTAILAAAVTLASIPVLRWAWTPVLTAAALVTLVPLGLTGHSSSGGSHDVATNSLLIHLVAASLWAGGLLALLAHALRRGAHADVAARRFSAVALWCFVAMGISGVINALVRMFPSDLFDTRYGLLILAKLVALVVLGLLGWQQRRLGVAALQADPAARRPLIRLALTEAVIFGVTFGVAVALGRTPPPPPRVLNPSATEVELGYNLSGPPTVSRLLFDWRFDLLLGTAAVVMALVYLFGVRRLRRRGDAWPVGRTVGFLLGCLTLLIATSSGVGRYMPAMFSVHMSAHMLLSMLVPILLVLGAPMTLALRALPTAGKGQPPGPREWLLAALHSRFSRLITNPLVATALFVGGFYGLYFGGIFDAVAGSHAGHVAMNVHFLLSGYVFYWVVIGIDPTPRPIPHLGKLAMVFGSLPLHAFFGVVLMGMNTVLGESFYRSLQLPWQTDLLADQKLGGGIAWSAGEVPLVVVMLALLIQWTRSDRRTAKRIDRAADRDEDADLAAYNNMLKVLSDQEKRRDTSP